The following coding sequences lie in one Heyndrickxia oleronia genomic window:
- a CDS encoding biotin--[acetyl-CoA-carboxylase] ligase: protein MQSPIRKRLLEAFTNANGEFLSGQALADILGCSRTAVWKHIEELRKEGFELEAVRKKGYRIISTMDRVTENEIRLGLKTSKLGSMIQYLDTIDSTQKVAHQLAQEGCPEGTIVVAEEQTNGRGRLTRHWHSPKFTGIWMSIVLRPKLPPFKAPQFTLITAVAVVQAIEQLCDLQPEIKWPNDILIKGKKVTGILTELQADSDKIHSIIIGIGINVNQTREDFPEELHSVATSIAIENGGKLSRSILIQQILANLEKYYQIYLEKGFAPLKLLWESYAISIGKDIIARTVNEVIAGKAIGISDEGVLKIQDKNGVIHDIYSADIEVGK from the coding sequence AACGATTGCTAGAGGCATTTACCAATGCAAATGGAGAATTTTTATCAGGACAAGCACTTGCTGATATTTTAGGTTGTTCAAGAACAGCAGTATGGAAGCATATAGAGGAGCTGCGAAAAGAAGGATTTGAACTAGAGGCTGTTCGTAAAAAGGGGTATCGAATTATATCGACAATGGACAGAGTGACAGAAAATGAAATTCGTTTAGGCCTGAAAACTTCTAAACTAGGTAGTATGATTCAATATTTAGATACAATTGATTCGACACAAAAAGTGGCCCATCAACTAGCACAAGAAGGTTGTCCAGAAGGAACAATAGTGGTAGCTGAAGAACAAACGAATGGAAGAGGAAGACTAACTAGACATTGGCATTCTCCAAAGTTTACTGGAATATGGATGAGCATTGTGTTACGACCAAAACTTCCACCTTTTAAGGCACCGCAATTTACTTTGATTACTGCAGTTGCAGTTGTACAGGCAATCGAACAACTATGCGACCTACAACCAGAAATTAAATGGCCAAATGATATCTTAATAAAAGGAAAAAAAGTAACCGGCATATTGACGGAATTACAAGCAGATTCGGATAAAATTCACTCTATTATTATTGGAATCGGAATTAATGTTAACCAAACGAGAGAAGACTTTCCCGAAGAATTGCATTCAGTTGCAACATCAATAGCAATTGAAAATGGTGGAAAGCTGTCCCGCTCTATACTTATTCAACAAATACTAGCTAATTTGGAAAAGTATTATCAGATTTACTTAGAAAAAGGCTTTGCTCCATTAAAGTTATTATGGGAAAGCTATGCCATCAGTATTGGGAAGGACATTATTGCTCGTACCGTTAATGAAGTGATAGCTGGTAAAGCAATAGGTATCTCTGATGAAGGCGTATTAAAAATCCAGGATAAAAATGGTGTCATTCATGATATTTATTCTGCGGATATTGAGGTAGGAAAATAA
- the panB gene encoding 3-methyl-2-oxobutanoate hydroxymethyltransferase: MKQTTDFKMMKQNKEKITMVTAYDFPTAKLAQQANMDMILVGDSLGMVVLGYDSTVPVTIEDMIHHTKAVKRGASDVFVVTDMPFMTYHLSREETLKHAASLIQNGGANAVKVEGAGHVISMIEALTSSGIPVMAHLGLTPQTVGVLGGYKVQGKTADAAIQLIENAKKCEEAGAFAIVLECVPKQLAKEVTANISIPTIGIGAGVDVDGQVLVFHDLTMFGVERVPKFVKTYADSNDLILNGLKNYVADVKTSKFPEDKHTFTMKQEELSTLYGGK, translated from the coding sequence ATGAAACAAACGACAGATTTTAAAATGATGAAGCAAAATAAGGAAAAGATCACCATGGTTACCGCGTATGATTTTCCAACTGCAAAATTGGCACAGCAGGCCAATATGGATATGATCTTAGTTGGTGATTCTTTAGGGATGGTTGTTTTAGGGTATGATTCAACAGTACCTGTAACGATTGAGGATATGATACATCATACAAAAGCTGTAAAACGAGGAGCTAGTGATGTATTTGTCGTTACCGATATGCCATTTATGACATATCATCTTAGCCGGGAGGAAACGTTGAAACATGCTGCTAGTCTTATTCAAAATGGTGGTGCGAATGCTGTAAAAGTTGAAGGTGCTGGACATGTAATTTCAATGATTGAAGCGTTAACATCATCAGGTATTCCTGTTATGGCACATCTCGGTTTAACCCCTCAAACTGTAGGTGTCTTAGGGGGATATAAGGTTCAAGGCAAAACGGCAGATGCAGCTATACAGTTGATTGAAAATGCAAAAAAATGTGAAGAAGCAGGTGCTTTTGCAATTGTCTTAGAATGTGTACCAAAGCAATTAGCAAAAGAGGTGACAGCTAACATCAGTATTCCAACCATTGGTATTGGAGCAGGAGTAGATGTTGATGGTCAAGTATTAGTTTTTCATGACTTAACGATGTTCGGAGTTGAACGAGTACCTAAATTTGTAAAAACATATGCAGATAGTAATGATTTAATCTTGAATGGACTAAAAAATTATGTGGCAGATGTGAAAACGAGTAAATTCCCAGAGGATAAGCATACGTTCACTATGAAACAAGAGGAATTGTCTACACTTTACGGAGGAAAATAA
- the panC gene encoding pantoate--beta-alanine ligase, with protein sequence MKLVTDRTTISKIVKQHRQNHESIGFVPTMGYLHEGHLALVEKAKEQNDIVIMSIFVNPTQFGPNEDFDSYPRDLAHDQRLAEAAGVDYIFAPSVEEMYPNKMNNQITVVERAGVLCGRSRPGHFDGVVTILLKLFSLIMPERAYFGKKDAQQIAVIDGLVQDFFLPIQIIAVETNRELDGLAKSSRNVFLSDSERVEAKELYKSLTKAKTAINSGEKSKKRIIEMVIDHLQLNTSGEIDYVEIYSYPSLKALDVIEGKVIIAIAVKFSKARLIDNLILDVR encoded by the coding sequence ATGAAATTGGTGACAGATAGAACGACGATTTCGAAAATAGTTAAGCAGCATAGACAAAATCATGAAAGTATCGGATTTGTTCCTACCATGGGCTATTTACATGAAGGCCATTTAGCTTTAGTGGAAAAAGCTAAGGAACAAAATGATATCGTGATTATGAGTATTTTTGTCAATCCTACTCAATTTGGACCAAATGAAGATTTTGACTCCTATCCACGAGATTTGGCACATGATCAACGTTTAGCAGAAGCAGCAGGAGTGGACTATATTTTTGCACCTTCCGTTGAGGAAATGTATCCAAATAAAATGAATAATCAAATTACTGTCGTTGAAAGAGCCGGGGTACTTTGCGGGAGAAGTAGACCTGGCCATTTTGATGGAGTAGTTACCATTTTGTTAAAGCTATTTTCACTAATTATGCCTGAGAGAGCATATTTCGGTAAGAAAGATGCACAGCAAATTGCAGTGATTGATGGACTTGTACAGGATTTCTTTTTACCTATCCAAATTATTGCTGTTGAAACAAATAGAGAGCTTGATGGTTTAGCAAAAAGCTCAAGAAATGTCTTTTTATCGGATTCAGAAAGAGTTGAGGCAAAAGAATTATATAAAAGTCTTACAAAGGCAAAGACTGCAATTAACTCTGGTGAAAAATCTAAAAAACGGATTATAGAAATGGTGATTGATCATCTTCAATTAAATACAAGTGGTGAGATTGACTATGTTGAAATATATTCTTATCCATCATTAAAAGCGTTAGATGTCATTGAAGGGAAGGTTATCATCGCAATAGCAGTTAAGTTTTCAAAAGCAAGATTAATTGATAATCTCATCCTTGATGTCCGGTAG
- the panD gene encoding aspartate 1-decarboxylase, which produces MFRTMMNGKIHRATVTEANLNYVGSITIDEDILDAVGMVANEKVQIVNNNNGARLETYIIPGKRGSGVICLNGAAARLVQVGDIVIIISYALIQEDKIKNHQPKIAILDENNHISQMISYEPEATII; this is translated from the coding sequence ATGTTTCGTACAATGATGAATGGGAAAATTCACAGAGCAACAGTTACAGAAGCTAATTTAAATTATGTCGGCAGTATTACAATCGATGAGGATATACTAGACGCGGTTGGAATGGTTGCTAATGAAAAAGTACAAATCGTTAATAATAATAATGGAGCACGTTTAGAAACGTATATTATCCCAGGCAAACGGGGAAGTGGTGTAATTTGTCTGAACGGTGCAGCTGCCAGACTTGTTCAAGTAGGAGATATTGTCATTATTATTTCATACGCTCTTATTCAAGAGGATAAAATAAAAAATCATCAGCCAAAAATCGCTATTCTGGATGAAAATAACCATATTTCGCAGATGATTTCCTATGAACCCGAAGCAACAATCATTTAA
- the dinG gene encoding ATP-dependent DNA helicase DinG has translation MKQRFVVVDLETTGNSPKKGDRIIQIAAVVIENEEIIDQYTTFVNPCVPIPSFIEELTGINDEMVKQAPLFEEVAPELTRILKDSIFVAHNVLFDLNFLQSEFNRVGCPEFVGLNVDTVELAKVLLPTSDSYKLFELTECLAIKHDRPHQADSDALVTAELLLQFINQTRELPLVTLEKLAKLSIGLKSNLNEIFEDILTEKRNHLENLSEHLEVFKGIALRKKNKKYSNYNYREKKEYPLHQHDKQKLLSNGIKHYEVRDGQHEMMDTVYEAFRLNKHAMIEAGTGIGKSIAYLLPSIYFSKTENQPILISTHTIQLQDQLLNTELKKLEKVLSFPFKAVVLKGKQHYINLFKFEQTLYEADQQYDTILTKMQLLVWLIHTETGDIDEVNLSSGGKIFWNRIRHDGWHLSKERDPWIAKDFYLYARREAENADIVITNHSMLLLDLIQKQQLFKEFNYVVIDEAHHFEKTSRGFLGEKLEYIPSKFFCSQLGSYEKKQLFYQLEVMVQKQKISLKMPTFELDFIIAELETEIDELFTIIAEKLLKNEKKNKGHHKLQIRLSNKLLKEKSLQPILFAAERVISSVNQIRSGLEERLSQLKKISEKLSEKDKALLEEVFSYDHELVSFKHSIQHLLLEQTNEFVYWLEGDMRAIPNSISIQAQPISVSEKLSKEFFAKRKSVILTSATLTVKDSFRFFENELGLHQFADLIKKQIPSPFPYSEMTKLLIPNDIPEIREVAVSEYVEAIANHLIAIAQATKGRMLVLFTSYDMLKKTYELMKESGLLDDFILIAQGITTGSRMRLTKNFQRFDKAVLFGTNSFWEGVDIPGEDLSCLSIVRLPFSPPDEPYTWAKNEAIQAEGKNPFSTYSLPEAVIRFKQGFGRLIRSGTDKGIVIVFDRRIETTSYGNAFIRSIPSVPIEHVSLKEMIETVENWL, from the coding sequence ATGAAACAGCGTTTTGTAGTAGTAGACTTAGAGACAACAGGAAATTCACCCAAAAAAGGTGATCGAATCATCCAAATAGCTGCTGTTGTCATTGAAAATGAAGAAATAATTGATCAATATACAACATTTGTTAATCCTTGTGTACCAATTCCATCATTTATTGAGGAACTAACTGGGATTAATGATGAAATGGTCAAACAGGCACCATTATTTGAAGAAGTTGCCCCTGAGTTAACAAGGATTTTAAAAGACAGTATCTTTGTGGCGCATAATGTCTTGTTTGATTTGAATTTTCTCCAATCAGAATTTAATCGAGTAGGTTGCCCGGAATTTGTCGGCTTAAATGTCGATACGGTCGAATTAGCAAAAGTATTATTGCCAACATCTGATAGCTATAAGCTGTTTGAGTTGACTGAATGTCTCGCAATCAAGCATGATCGGCCACATCAAGCGGATAGTGATGCGTTAGTAACCGCTGAATTGCTTTTGCAATTTATTAACCAAACAAGAGAGCTACCACTTGTAACACTCGAAAAGCTTGCAAAACTTTCAATAGGATTAAAGAGCAATTTAAACGAAATTTTTGAAGACATTCTGACAGAGAAACGAAATCATTTAGAAAACCTCTCTGAGCATTTAGAGGTATTTAAAGGAATTGCCCTCCGTAAAAAAAATAAGAAATACTCCAATTATAACTATCGCGAAAAAAAGGAGTATCCTTTACATCAACATGATAAGCAAAAATTACTATCAAATGGAATAAAGCATTATGAAGTAAGAGATGGTCAACATGAAATGATGGATACGGTGTATGAAGCATTTCGATTAAATAAGCATGCAATGATTGAGGCTGGAACGGGAATTGGTAAATCAATTGCGTATTTATTACCTAGTATTTATTTTAGTAAAACTGAAAATCAACCCATTTTAATTAGTACTCATACGATACAATTGCAGGATCAATTATTAAATACGGAATTGAAAAAACTTGAAAAAGTACTCTCTTTTCCATTTAAAGCAGTTGTGCTTAAGGGGAAACAACATTACATAAATTTATTTAAATTTGAACAAACACTTTATGAAGCTGATCAGCAATATGACACAATCCTAACGAAAATGCAGTTATTAGTTTGGCTTATTCATACGGAAACAGGTGATATTGATGAGGTGAATTTATCAAGTGGCGGAAAAATCTTTTGGAATCGGATAAGGCATGATGGTTGGCATTTATCGAAAGAACGGGATCCATGGATAGCAAAGGATTTTTATTTATACGCGAGAAGAGAAGCCGAGAATGCAGATATTGTTATTACAAACCATTCTATGCTACTACTTGATTTAATTCAGAAACAACAACTATTTAAAGAATTTAATTATGTGGTTATAGATGAAGCCCATCATTTTGAAAAAACTTCTAGAGGTTTTCTAGGAGAAAAATTGGAGTATATTCCTAGCAAATTTTTTTGCAGCCAACTAGGTTCATATGAAAAAAAGCAACTATTTTATCAACTCGAAGTAATGGTACAAAAGCAGAAAATTTCACTAAAAATGCCTACCTTTGAGTTAGATTTTATTATCGCTGAGCTTGAAACGGAAATCGATGAATTATTCACCATTATTGCAGAGAAATTGTTGAAAAATGAGAAGAAAAATAAAGGACATCATAAACTGCAGATTCGTCTTTCAAACAAGTTATTGAAAGAAAAATCTTTACAACCAATTTTATTTGCAGCTGAAAGAGTAATATCATCCGTTAATCAAATAAGAAGTGGATTAGAAGAGCGGTTAAGTCAATTGAAAAAGATTAGTGAAAAATTATCTGAAAAAGATAAGGCTCTTCTTGAGGAAGTCTTTAGCTATGATCATGAATTAGTATCATTTAAGCATTCGATCCAACATCTTTTGTTAGAGCAAACAAATGAATTTGTTTATTGGCTAGAAGGTGATATGCGGGCCATACCTAATAGTATTTCGATACAGGCACAACCGATTTCTGTAAGTGAGAAATTGAGCAAAGAGTTTTTTGCTAAAAGAAAGAGTGTGATTTTAACTTCTGCTACTTTAACTGTAAAAGATTCTTTCCGTTTTTTTGAAAATGAATTAGGACTTCATCAATTTGCGGATTTAATAAAGAAGCAAATACCTTCTCCTTTTCCATATTCAGAAATGACCAAGTTGTTAATTCCAAATGATATTCCTGAAATTCGTGAGGTGGCAGTATCTGAATATGTAGAAGCCATCGCTAATCATTTAATTGCCATTGCACAGGCAACAAAAGGTAGAATGCTCGTCTTATTTACCTCATATGACATGTTAAAGAAAACGTATGAGTTAATGAAGGAAAGTGGCTTATTGGATGATTTTATACTTATTGCTCAAGGAATTACGACAGGAAGCAGGATGAGATTAACAAAAAACTTTCAACGGTTTGATAAAGCTGTCCTTTTTGGTACAAATAGTTTTTGGGAGGGCGTAGACATTCCTGGTGAAGATCTGTCGTGTTTATCAATTGTGAGATTACCGTTTAGTCCTCCTGATGAGCCATATACATGGGCAAAGAATGAAGCTATACAGGCCGAAGGGAAAAATCCATTTTCTACTTATTCATTACCTGAAGCGGTTATTCGATTTAAGCAAGGGTTTGGACGACTTATTCGTAGCGGTACTGACAAAGGAATTGTCATTGTATTTGATAGAAGAATTGAAACAACATCATATGGAAATGCTTTTATTCGCTCAATACCATCCGTTCCAATTGAACATGTATCACTAAAGGAAATGATTGAAACGGTTGAAAATTGGTTATAA
- a CDS encoding YpmA family protein, which yields MDSKIEVLSTVKIEYQAELYKIVDALNRTLKNQDLMFGLALDTEDQSKAVFTIYRT from the coding sequence ATGGACAGCAAAATAGAAGTGCTATCAACTGTAAAGATTGAATACCAAGCTGAATTATACAAAATCGTTGATGCACTCAACAGAACATTAAAAAATCAAGATTTAATGTTCGGATTAGCATTAGATACTGAGGACCAAAGTAAAGCAGTATTTACAATATATCGTACATAG
- a CDS encoding DUF5590 domain-containing protein, which yields MKKWIIIAGLCILVIVGVSVNVYFQSMKPISHAKDFAEKKAREKANLTSMDQFYLYNGDITYYVAVGKQKNGKKVAVWIPEKNSDQITIEKWSDGISKSEAINTVMKKEKPAKVLGSRLGMLDKEPVWEISYLDHSSRLNYAYVYFLKDNDKTPYMITNI from the coding sequence ATGAAAAAATGGATTATCATCGCTGGATTATGTATTTTAGTTATTGTTGGGGTCAGTGTAAATGTATACTTCCAATCAATGAAGCCTATAAGCCATGCGAAAGATTTTGCAGAAAAAAAGGCAAGAGAAAAGGCGAATCTTACGTCTATGGATCAATTTTATCTGTATAATGGGGATATTACCTATTATGTAGCAGTTGGGAAACAAAAAAATGGGAAAAAGGTTGCTGTATGGATACCTGAAAAAAACAGTGATCAAATTACCATTGAAAAATGGTCAGATGGAATTTCAAAGTCTGAGGCAATTAATACAGTAATGAAAAAGGAAAAACCGGCTAAAGTACTAGGTAGTCGCTTAGGTATGTTAGATAAGGAACCGGTTTGGGAAATTTCATATCTTGATCATTCATCACGGTTAAATTATGCCTATGTGTACTTTTTAAAGGATAATGATAAAACTCCGTATATGATTACAAATATATAG
- a CDS encoding pyridoxal phosphate-dependent aminotransferase, protein MTLQLANRVSALTPSSTLAITAKAKAMKAEGIDVIGLGAGEPDFNTPQHIIDAAIKAMNEGQTKYTATGGLPELKKAIIGKFKKDQNIDYKPFEIIVTNGAKHALYTLFQVILNEGDEVIIPIPYWVSYPEQVKLAGGEPVYINGEEANQFKITADQLKSAITSKTKAIIINSPSNPTGMLYTKEELTELGEICLEHNILIISDEIYEKLIYGEHTHVSIAELSTELKNQTIIINGVSKSHSMTGWRIGYAAGNALIIKAMTDLASHSTSNPTTPSQYGAIAAYNGTQEPVETMREAFEDRLNKIHQQLIQIPGVSCLKPQGAFYLFPNVIEAAKLTGFDSVDQFAEALLEEANVAVIPGSGFGAQDYIRLSYATSLELLEKAIERIQQFVKSKMK, encoded by the coding sequence ATGACATTACAACTAGCAAATCGTGTAAGTGCTCTTACACCATCATCTACACTAGCCATTACTGCAAAAGCAAAAGCAATGAAAGCAGAAGGAATAGATGTCATCGGACTAGGGGCTGGAGAACCAGACTTTAATACACCACAACATATTATCGACGCTGCAATAAAGGCGATGAATGAAGGACAAACAAAATATACAGCTACAGGTGGACTTCCTGAATTAAAGAAAGCTATTATTGGAAAGTTTAAAAAGGATCAAAATATTGATTATAAGCCTTTTGAAATCATTGTAACAAATGGTGCTAAGCATGCCCTTTATACACTTTTTCAAGTGATTTTAAATGAAGGGGATGAGGTCATCATTCCAATTCCATATTGGGTCAGTTATCCAGAACAGGTTAAGCTTGCTGGAGGAGAACCCGTATATATTAATGGAGAAGAAGCAAATCAATTTAAAATTACAGCAGATCAGCTGAAATCTGCTATAACTTCTAAAACAAAAGCTATCATTATTAACTCACCAAGCAATCCAACAGGTATGCTTTATACAAAAGAAGAGTTAACTGAATTAGGTGAAATTTGTTTAGAACATAATATTTTGATTATCTCTGATGAAATTTATGAAAAGTTAATTTATGGTGAACATACACATGTTTCAATTGCAGAACTTTCAACTGAATTAAAAAATCAAACAATCATCATCAATGGAGTTTCTAAATCACATTCAATGACTGGATGGAGAATTGGATATGCAGCTGGAAATGCACTAATTATCAAAGCAATGACAGACCTTGCCAGTCATTCCACCTCAAATCCGACTACTCCATCACAATATGGAGCGATTGCGGCATATAATGGTACTCAGGAGCCAGTAGAAACAATGCGAGAAGCATTTGAAGATAGGTTAAATAAAATACATCAACAACTTATTCAAATTCCAGGAGTAAGCTGTTTGAAGCCTCAAGGTGCTTTTTATTTGTTTCCAAATGTAATCGAGGCAGCTAAGCTAACAGGTTTTGATTCAGTGGATCAATTCGCGGAAGCATTACTTGAAGAGGCAAACGTTGCAGTCATTCCGGGTTCAGGCTTTGGAGCTCAAGATTATATTCGTTTATCTTATGCGACATCATTAGAATTATTAGAAAAAGCAATTGAAAGAATTCAACAGTTTGTAAAAAGTAAAATGAAATAA